The Chthoniobacterales bacterium genome has a window encoding:
- a CDS encoding CapA family protein: MNWRWLGIALFAATSRWAGAGPITLPIYFEDNHAGSFYWLAGQLDLDEEHTLVHFDAHTDASGIFDSDQIRERLRRVGSLEERRELLERWRKKGAVQCFNWIEPLMPAPVSNVLWVRRNGTSENEAREQLDGHLEAAPRVAGSFRDRYRVVELDRLRAQLKDAPPVIVTIDLDYFADVPANRRAAEFERVWRFVVECKNLRAVTIAISRPYLKSDEQADDLVRLALAASLSLPTATIQFEPFTSVANDRSLRAREFQRRKEEIPAFRLANASKELRALLLANRNRIAVRTMPDLWDQQLEAWEKETPVVRLAVKDHEPSTDRIWRVPAGEGTEIEVETDAAISRIEWVALVPEYKRCNLTDDGSDKSRFAVGAPPRPRWREVRLPGTERTISLAVAWRAMATEDFGAVRLKAHVEMDGHLRETPPIEVRRFAGSGFRAAITEQFGLPYLFGSGELRAGGETGPETGFGADCANFVVYALRRQGYPAAWSNPKQLQKYLEPVARNVRPGQGKVDSSALENGLIVHLGSHVAVVMEDRPPLGVLDSGDRVAHQLEGIPEILSLGRLLASRKADRFDLWQVPKKREQIDLLVGGDVMLGRGVGDEIARGADPLDGVRALFDQAFTRIVNLECVVSDKGTAIAGKRYCFRAPLEAMRVLTAAGISGVSLANNHAGDFGPEGLRDAIARLQANNVSVIGANGPEIYKTRTGLNAAVIALDDTNDENALDRDRVAAVIVEARRRASFVLVFMHWGEENSDGVTGRQRELARCLIDHGADAIAGSHSHCLQPFDAYRGRPILYSLGNLVFDGAPTLPSWNRGQLLAFDLGGVRPSFQLVPVQLDARGFPQIPESETKERRFTNRRTKTDGGVDSAAP, from the coding sequence GTGAACTGGCGTTGGCTCGGGATTGCGCTGTTTGCCGCCACCTCGCGGTGGGCCGGGGCGGGGCCGATCACGCTTCCCATTTATTTCGAGGACAACCACGCCGGGTCGTTCTACTGGCTGGCCGGTCAGCTCGATCTCGACGAGGAACACACGCTCGTTCATTTCGACGCGCACACCGATGCGTCCGGGATTTTCGATTCGGATCAAATTCGGGAACGCCTGCGCCGGGTAGGTTCGCTGGAGGAACGGCGGGAGCTCCTGGAACGCTGGCGAAAGAAAGGCGCGGTCCAATGCTTCAACTGGATCGAGCCGCTCATGCCGGCGCCGGTCTCCAACGTGCTTTGGGTGCGGCGGAACGGGACCAGCGAAAATGAAGCGCGCGAACAACTCGATGGGCACCTCGAAGCGGCCCCGCGTGTGGCCGGTTCGTTTCGCGACCGTTACCGCGTCGTTGAGTTGGATCGTCTCCGCGCCCAGCTGAAGGATGCGCCGCCGGTCATCGTCACGATCGACCTCGATTATTTTGCGGACGTGCCAGCGAATCGGCGCGCCGCGGAATTCGAGCGGGTTTGGAGGTTCGTGGTGGAATGCAAAAATCTGCGCGCGGTCACCATCGCCATTTCCCGGCCTTACCTGAAAAGCGACGAACAGGCGGACGACCTGGTGCGCCTGGCGCTGGCGGCTTCTTTATCGTTACCGACGGCGACGATTCAATTCGAGCCGTTCACCAGCGTCGCGAACGATCGGTCGTTGCGCGCGCGGGAATTTCAAAGGCGAAAGGAGGAAATCCCGGCCTTCCGTCTCGCGAACGCATCAAAAGAATTGCGCGCTCTTCTCCTTGCGAACCGTAACCGGATCGCGGTGCGGACAATGCCGGACCTCTGGGACCAGCAGCTCGAGGCATGGGAGAAGGAGACGCCGGTTGTTCGACTCGCGGTCAAAGATCATGAGCCGTCGACCGATCGGATTTGGCGGGTTCCAGCGGGCGAAGGGACCGAAATCGAAGTTGAAACGGACGCGGCGATTTCGCGGATCGAATGGGTCGCGCTCGTGCCGGAATACAAGCGGTGCAACCTGACCGACGACGGTTCGGACAAGAGCCGATTCGCAGTCGGGGCGCCGCCGCGACCGAGGTGGCGCGAGGTCCGGTTGCCGGGAACGGAGCGGACGATTTCTCTCGCCGTCGCCTGGAGGGCGATGGCTACAGAAGACTTTGGCGCGGTGAGACTAAAAGCGCACGTGGAGATGGACGGCCACCTCCGGGAAACTCCGCCGATCGAGGTGCGGCGGTTCGCAGGTTCCGGTTTTCGCGCGGCAATTACAGAACAATTTGGGTTGCCGTATCTTTTCGGGAGCGGGGAACTGCGAGCGGGCGGCGAGACCGGCCCTGAGACCGGGTTCGGCGCGGATTGCGCGAACTTCGTCGTCTACGCTTTGCGCCGGCAAGGCTATCCGGCGGCCTGGTCCAATCCGAAGCAATTGCAGAAATATCTCGAACCAGTCGCCCGGAATGTCCGGCCCGGGCAAGGAAAGGTCGACTCGTCGGCACTCGAAAACGGCTTAATCGTTCACCTGGGAAGTCACGTCGCGGTGGTGATGGAAGATCGGCCGCCGCTCGGTGTTCTGGATAGCGGCGACCGGGTCGCGCATCAACTGGAAGGAATCCCGGAGATCCTGTCGTTAGGTCGACTCCTCGCCTCGCGCAAGGCGGACCGGTTCGATCTTTGGCAGGTCCCGAAGAAGCGCGAACAAATCGACCTGTTGGTGGGTGGTGACGTGATGCTGGGCCGCGGGGTGGGGGACGAGATCGCGCGCGGCGCGGATCCACTCGACGGGGTTCGGGCCCTGTTCGATCAGGCCTTCACGAGGATTGTTAATCTGGAGTGCGTGGTTTCCGACAAGGGAACAGCGATTGCCGGAAAACGTTATTGCTTCCGAGCGCCGCTCGAGGCCATGCGAGTCCTGACGGCCGCAGGGATTAGCGGCGTCAGTCTGGCGAACAATCATGCCGGCGACTTCGGACCAGAGGGATTACGGGATGCGATTGCTCGCCTGCAGGCGAACAACGTGTCCGTGATCGGAGCGAACGGACCGGAGATTTACAAGACGCGGACTGGCCTGAACGCCGCGGTCATCGCGCTCGACGATACGAACGACGAGAACGCCCTCGATCGAGATCGCGTTGCGGCTGTGATCGTGGAAGCGCGGCGGCGGGCCTCATTCGTTTTGGTTTTCATGCATTGGGGTGAGGAAAACAGCGACGGGGTGACCGGGCGGCAACGTGAGCTGGCCCGGTGCTTGATCGATCACGGTGCGGACGCGATCGCCGGGAGTCATTCGCATTGTCTCCAGCCGTTCGACGCTTATCGCGGCCGGCCCATCCTCTATTCGTTAGGCAACCTCGTCTTCGACGGCGCCCCGACGTTGCCGAGCTGGAACCGAGGACAGCTTCTGGCTTTCGATCTGGGCGGAGTCCGTCCTTCCTTTCAGCTGGTCCCGGTGCAGCTCGACGCCCGCGGCTTCCCGCAAATCCCGGAATCCGAGACCAAGGAGCGGCGGTTTACAAACCGCCGAACGA
- a CDS encoding S8 family peptidase has translation MHPEFVAKSYFPGRLLQDVGLEAIGSRPTRARPAKWTRKGEPDVVETTDLFVAAPRAVFERWAHSLPEWGEQQVSAPDLSHIEAIRPQESTDRIQPINTTDERIFLEVVLHASADRRSEFIIEAFEAWLKSLDSMPLIDRRLHVGGLCFLPVSAPTEKLSAIAEFTFIRTVRQMPRLRMLKPPIIRTVRPRRSCQLPTANALSATSSVAIFDGGMSPTSPLTKWITPVDPPGIGPSVPEYLEHGHQVSSALLFGGIDVTGKPEIPFSTATHYRVLDSDSPSDPLELYDVLQRIRNVLGSQRYDFINLSIGPELPIEDTDVHAWTAFLDEHLEDGNVLAAIAVGNGGENDRETGNARIQVPSDSVNGLAIGACDSPSIGWSRALYSSFGPGRSPGMVKPDCVDFGGSESEPFNVVDSTDPTRLDVTMGTSFATPAALRTAIGIRSYLGPIMTPLALKALLIHCTECDTDDRTECGWGRVAQSIEDHIICPDGTARIIYQGELTPAQFLRAQIPVPTSEMKGKVGIRATFCYATRTDPEHPGNYTRSGLDVKFRPHDQRFTVRPGADVAPGQPDSKPFFQLREFSNESELRRDAHKWETTLHRAKFFKPQSLRNPVFDIHYVAREGGAPVNVAQKIRYALVVTVSAPKTADLYDNIRRRYSTILVPLRPVISVPLYV, from the coding sequence ATGCATCCCGAGTTTGTCGCCAAAAGCTATTTTCCAGGGCGGCTACTTCAAGACGTTGGTCTGGAGGCCATCGGAAGTCGTCCTACGCGCGCGAGACCAGCAAAGTGGACGCGAAAAGGCGAACCGGACGTCGTTGAAACCACCGATCTTTTCGTTGCCGCCCCGCGCGCTGTTTTCGAACGGTGGGCGCACAGTTTGCCCGAATGGGGTGAACAACAGGTGTCCGCTCCTGACCTCTCACACATCGAAGCAATTCGACCGCAGGAGTCAACGGATCGAATTCAGCCGATCAACACCACGGACGAGCGCATATTCTTGGAGGTTGTCCTTCATGCTTCTGCCGACCGCCGCTCCGAATTCATCATTGAGGCATTTGAAGCGTGGCTGAAGTCGCTTGATTCCATGCCTTTGATCGACCGGCGATTGCACGTTGGTGGACTATGTTTTTTGCCCGTTTCCGCACCGACCGAGAAGTTGTCAGCCATTGCGGAATTCACCTTCATCCGCACCGTTCGCCAAATGCCGCGACTTCGTATGTTGAAGCCGCCAATTATCCGAACTGTACGGCCGCGAAGATCGTGTCAGTTGCCGACGGCCAACGCACTTAGTGCAACATCAAGCGTGGCAATTTTTGATGGCGGCATGTCCCCGACGTCACCTCTGACAAAGTGGATCACGCCGGTGGATCCCCCAGGAATTGGTCCAAGTGTTCCAGAGTATCTGGAGCACGGGCACCAAGTATCATCAGCTTTGCTCTTCGGTGGAATCGACGTCACTGGTAAGCCTGAGATACCATTTTCTACGGCTACTCATTACCGCGTCCTGGATTCAGATTCGCCTTCAGATCCGCTAGAACTATATGACGTACTTCAGCGAATCCGAAATGTGTTAGGGAGTCAACGCTACGACTTCATTAACCTGAGTATCGGTCCAGAGTTGCCGATTGAGGATACGGATGTGCACGCTTGGACGGCTTTTCTTGATGAACACCTTGAAGACGGAAATGTGCTTGCAGCAATTGCTGTTGGAAACGGAGGGGAAAACGACCGGGAGACTGGAAACGCACGCATTCAAGTTCCCTCGGATAGCGTGAACGGTCTTGCGATTGGGGCATGTGACTCGCCATCGATTGGCTGGTCACGCGCATTGTACAGTTCCTTCGGGCCCGGAAGGAGTCCGGGTATGGTTAAGCCGGATTGCGTAGATTTCGGCGGGTCCGAGAGCGAGCCATTTAACGTAGTTGATAGCACCGACCCTACGCGGTTGGATGTAACCATGGGTACTAGCTTCGCTACGCCTGCAGCATTACGGACGGCGATTGGTATCAGGAGCTACCTCGGACCCATCATGACCCCCTTGGCTCTAAAGGCGTTGCTGATTCACTGCACCGAATGCGACACTGACGATCGCACTGAATGTGGCTGGGGACGGGTCGCTCAAAGTATTGAAGACCACATTATTTGCCCAGATGGAACAGCCCGTATCATCTATCAGGGCGAACTCACCCCAGCTCAGTTTTTGCGTGCGCAGATACCGGTCCCCACTTCAGAAATGAAAGGCAAGGTAGGTATTCGCGCGACGTTTTGTTACGCAACCCGAACCGATCCTGAGCATCCCGGAAATTACACGCGCAGCGGTTTGGATGTGAAATTCCGACCCCATGATCAACGTTTTACAGTTCGACCCGGAGCGGATGTTGCGCCGGGCCAGCCTGACAGCAAACCGTTCTTCCAGCTGCGAGAGTTCTCGAACGAAAGCGAACTACGCCGGGATGCGCACAAATGGGAAACCACTCTTCATCGGGCGAAATTTTTTAAGCCTCAAAGTCTGCGCAATCCCGTCTTCGATATTCACTATGTCGCGCGAGAAGGCGGCGCTCCCGTTAACGTAGCGCAGAAGATACGCTATGCTCTCGTTGTGACCGTTTCGGCTCCGAAGACCGCGGACCTGTATGACAATATCAGACGACGGTATTCAACAATCCTCGTCCCGCTTCGCCCGGTGATCTCGGTTCCTCTCTACGTTTGA
- a CDS encoding ATP-binding protein — MARPDLDPLTQLSDDIVRLARLALTGRAQDVQMFVRRLARRYQATLPGLATPLTALMREVPSRESPLRRDHAAAIPVDVDSRFQLLRFEHTTELELEPIFRPSIQHALTHLVQERKHSARLDTAGLSATRSVLFTGPPGVGKTLAARWLASQLRKPLLTLDLSAVMSSYLGRTGSNVRHVLDYAKGADAILFLDEFDAVAKRRDDAAEIGELKRLVTVLLQEIDDWPPSGLLLAATNHPNLLDPAVWRRFEMVLDFPLPTKEEAAAAIRQWLPTVNETLILALGAAFAGRSFSDAEREIMFLRRTAAMRDEAIDEHVKALIASHMSNLRRSDRQDIAVQLVRSGITSQREARTLTGVSRDTIRKAGRAPAKPRPVLSNAR, encoded by the coding sequence ATGGCACGACCCGATCTTGATCCGCTCACACAACTTTCTGATGACATCGTTCGACTCGCTCGGCTGGCGCTGACGGGCCGAGCGCAGGATGTGCAAATGTTTGTGCGACGCCTGGCCCGTCGATATCAGGCAACGCTTCCAGGATTAGCGACTCCCCTAACCGCTCTAATGCGCGAAGTCCCTTCGCGCGAATCTCCGCTCCGCCGCGATCACGCTGCAGCGATCCCGGTCGATGTAGATTCTCGATTCCAGCTTCTCAGGTTTGAGCACACAACCGAGCTAGAATTGGAACCGATATTTCGTCCATCTATTCAACATGCCCTAACTCACCTGGTACAAGAAAGGAAGCATAGCGCACGATTAGACACGGCTGGGCTTTCCGCCACGCGGTCGGTCCTTTTTACTGGGCCGCCCGGTGTCGGCAAAACACTAGCTGCTCGCTGGTTGGCATCTCAGCTAAGAAAGCCACTTCTCACCTTAGATTTGTCAGCAGTGATGAGCAGCTACTTGGGGCGCACGGGTAGCAACGTTCGTCATGTCCTCGACTACGCCAAAGGAGCTGATGCCATTTTGTTTCTCGACGAATTCGACGCAGTCGCAAAGCGCCGGGATGATGCGGCAGAGATCGGTGAACTAAAGCGCCTCGTAACTGTTCTTCTGCAAGAAATAGACGACTGGCCGCCATCGGGATTATTACTTGCTGCGACGAACCACCCAAACTTGCTCGATCCCGCTGTGTGGCGCCGCTTCGAGATGGTTTTGGACTTTCCGCTGCCAACGAAGGAAGAAGCTGCCGCGGCGATACGGCAATGGCTGCCGACTGTTAATGAAACGCTCATTCTGGCGCTGGGCGCAGCCTTTGCCGGAAGATCGTTTAGCGACGCAGAAAGAGAGATCATGTTTCTTCGACGCACTGCAGCGATGCGAGATGAAGCGATTGATGAACACGTGAAGGCTCTAATTGCCTCGCATATGTCCAATTTAAGGCGATCCGATCGCCAGGATATTGCAGTTCAACTTGTGCGTAGTGGAATCACATCGCAACGCGAGGCGCGGACACTTACTGGTGTTAGTAGAGACACCATTCGTAAAGCAGGCCGTGCTCCCGCGAAACCTCGACCCGTATTAAGCAATGCCAGATAA
- a CDS encoding MBL fold metallo-hydrolase produces the protein MFTLTMLGSGSAGNAALVATDHCRLLVDGGLSARQIVLRLAQCGITPAQLDGVLLTHEHGDHVCGLEVLCRKFHVPIYCNSLTAEAVRCGSLGEHRNWRLFQTGAEFTICDIHVQTFAVPHDAVDPVGYAFHSGESSLGFITDLGYATKMVVERLRKVHTLVIETNHDEKLLQDDPHRPWPVKQRIQSRHGHLSNKAAATVIEQLLSGKLERVVLGHLSRDCNTPELAAGAIRAMLAERGRNDVEVHCAAQTEISVRFRIGETKGRAFQPTFENIFFETKAIAV, from the coding sequence GTGTTCACCTTGACCATGCTCGGCAGCGGCAGCGCCGGAAACGCCGCCCTCGTCGCCACCGATCATTGCCGTCTCCTGGTCGACGGCGGATTGAGCGCCCGCCAGATCGTCCTGCGCCTTGCCCAATGCGGAATCACCCCCGCGCAACTCGATGGTGTCCTCCTCACCCACGAGCATGGCGATCACGTTTGTGGTCTCGAAGTGCTCTGCCGGAAATTTCATGTCCCGATCTATTGCAATTCGCTCACCGCCGAAGCAGTCCGGTGCGGTTCGCTGGGCGAACACCGGAACTGGCGGCTTTTCCAGACCGGCGCGGAATTCACCATCTGCGATATCCATGTCCAAACTTTTGCCGTCCCGCACGATGCGGTCGACCCGGTCGGGTACGCATTCCACTCCGGTGAAAGCTCGCTCGGGTTCATTACCGATCTCGGTTACGCGACCAAGATGGTGGTCGAACGGTTGCGCAAAGTGCACACCCTCGTGATCGAGACCAACCATGACGAGAAGCTGTTGCAGGACGATCCGCATCGGCCCTGGCCGGTGAAACAACGGATCCAGTCGCGCCACGGTCATCTTTCGAATAAGGCGGCCGCCACCGTCATCGAACAGTTGTTGAGCGGGAAACTCGAACGGGTCGTGCTCGGCCACCTCAGCCGGGATTGCAACACACCCGAACTGGCGGCCGGCGCGATCCGCGCCATGCTCGCGGAGCGCGGACGAAACGACGTCGAAGTGCATTGCGCCGCGCAGACTGAAATCAGTGTCCGGTTCCGGATCGGCGAAACCAAGGGGCGCGCATTCCAGCCGACGTTCGAAAACATTTTCTTCGAAACCAAGGCCATCGCTGTCTAG
- a CDS encoding GNAT family N-acetyltransferase → MTAAVADQRPVDGHRAPLQDVIIRDAAETDLPAIVEIYNAAIRGRIATAQLEEVSVEQQLPWFREHSSGTHPLWIAEKNGRVAGWLSFQPFKKRSAYRGTAEIGVYVHEQFRRAGVGRILLELAIARAPSLALSALVGSIFAHNEASLRLFEQAGFERWGVLPRVAKVDSVEHDVVIMGRYLGPLI, encoded by the coding sequence ATGACCGCCGCCGTTGCAGATCAAAGGCCGGTCGACGGTCACCGCGCGCCGCTCCAGGACGTGATCATCCGCGATGCGGCGGAAACGGATCTCCCCGCGATTGTCGAAATCTACAACGCCGCCATCCGCGGCCGGATTGCCACCGCGCAGCTCGAGGAAGTTTCGGTCGAACAACAGCTGCCGTGGTTTCGCGAGCATTCGTCCGGCACCCATCCGTTGTGGATCGCGGAGAAGAATGGTCGCGTGGCCGGTTGGCTCAGCTTCCAACCGTTCAAGAAACGAAGCGCTTACCGCGGCACTGCGGAAATCGGCGTCTACGTGCACGAGCAATTCCGTCGCGCCGGCGTGGGGCGGATTCTTCTCGAGTTGGCCATCGCGCGGGCGCCCAGCCTGGCCTTGAGCGCGCTGGTCGGGAGCATTTTCGCCCACAATGAGGCAAGCCTGCGTCTCTTCGAACAAGCCGGCTTCGAACGCTGGGGAGTTCTGCCGCGGGTCGCAAAAGTGGACAGCGTCGAACACGACGTCGTGATCATGGGTCGCTATCTTGGCCCGCTGATTTAA
- a CDS encoding tetratricopeptide repeat protein: MDPRNFFSELRRRNVYKAAVGYAAVGWLVIQVATSTFPVLQIPAWAMRLVVVLVLLGFPIALVLAWAFEMTPEGIKRTVSVGGQGVPARKRLGWIVPIIVVLAIVAWLFLGGPNLRQRFFGMTGPEQRGETGGKSIAVLPFASLSEDKANAYFAEGIQDEILTRLANIGELKVISRTSTLRYKSTPENLTAIAKELGVAHILEGSVQKSGDRVRINVQLINAETDTHLWAETFDRTVTDLFAVESEVAQRVADSLRAKLTGLEKVAIATKATENPAAYDAYLRGLAVVASNRESVEAFTSAADYFDAAVRLDPKFAQAWARASVAHSRMYWASYDRTPARVEKAKLAAEKARELAPGTGETFLASGYFEYMISRDYDAAAAAFKEALARLPNNTDTLVALSLIERRKALWAEAVAHQEQAARLDPQSVPVLSQLGITYFALKRFADAHTIVDRLLGLAPENPQVLAGLARLNLAEGNLEAAEKAMRSVPPSPSTDYIFEIQLRLPLIAGLHAEAIKLIENAFAHPPAPAGFFAGKYRYQLGFAKELAGDATGARAAYETARAELMKVLEAQPASAEAHLYLALALAGLGEKDPAFSAAQKAIALRPSVDAVVGASFDEAFARVKARFGENDAAIADLRRLLSTKYIGPEQIVLTPALLRLDPAWIPLRNDPRFQELLSEK; this comes from the coding sequence ATGGATCCGCGTAATTTCTTTTCCGAACTGAGGCGGCGGAACGTTTACAAGGCCGCCGTCGGGTACGCCGCCGTCGGCTGGCTCGTCATCCAGGTGGCAACATCGACCTTTCCGGTCTTGCAAATCCCGGCCTGGGCAATGCGGCTCGTCGTCGTTCTCGTGTTGCTTGGGTTCCCGATTGCGCTGGTCCTCGCCTGGGCCTTCGAAATGACTCCCGAGGGAATAAAACGAACCGTCAGCGTCGGCGGCCAGGGCGTTCCCGCCCGGAAGCGCCTTGGATGGATCGTGCCGATCATTGTCGTCCTTGCAATCGTCGCCTGGCTTTTCCTTGGCGGCCCGAATTTGCGTCAAAGATTCTTCGGAATGACCGGTCCGGAGCAGCGCGGGGAGACCGGCGGCAAATCAATCGCCGTTCTGCCGTTCGCGTCGTTGAGCGAAGACAAGGCCAATGCTTATTTCGCGGAAGGAATCCAGGACGAAATCCTGACGCGGCTCGCCAACATCGGTGAGCTCAAGGTGATCTCGCGCACTTCCACCTTACGCTACAAAAGCACGCCGGAAAATCTGACGGCGATCGCGAAGGAACTTGGTGTCGCGCATATTCTCGAGGGAAGTGTCCAAAAGTCCGGCGACCGCGTCCGGATCAACGTGCAATTGATCAACGCGGAGACCGACACCCATCTCTGGGCCGAAACTTTCGATCGCACCGTTACCGATCTTTTCGCGGTGGAAAGCGAGGTCGCCCAACGCGTCGCCGATTCGTTGCGGGCGAAATTGACCGGCCTGGAAAAGGTGGCCATCGCGACGAAAGCAACGGAAAACCCGGCGGCCTACGATGCCTATCTCCGCGGGCTCGCCGTCGTGGCGAGCAATCGGGAGAGTGTCGAAGCCTTTACGAGCGCGGCGGACTACTTCGACGCGGCGGTCCGCCTCGATCCGAAGTTCGCCCAGGCCTGGGCCCGCGCTTCGGTCGCGCACAGCCGCATGTATTGGGCCAGCTACGACCGCACCCCGGCGCGCGTGGAAAAAGCGAAGCTGGCCGCGGAGAAAGCGCGCGAGTTGGCGCCCGGCACGGGCGAAACCTTCCTGGCGAGCGGCTATTTCGAATACATGATCTCACGCGATTACGACGCGGCCGCAGCCGCTTTCAAGGAAGCGCTGGCCCGCCTGCCGAATAACACGGACACGCTCGTGGCCCTTAGCCTCATCGAACGCCGAAAAGCGCTCTGGGCAGAGGCGGTCGCGCATCAGGAACAGGCGGCGCGGCTCGATCCCCAGAGTGTCCCGGTGCTTTCCCAACTCGGCATTACTTATTTCGCCCTGAAACGGTTCGCGGATGCGCACACGATCGTCGACCGGCTTCTCGGCCTTGCCCCGGAAAACCCGCAGGTTCTCGCCGGGCTCGCACGGCTCAACCTGGCGGAGGGAAACCTGGAAGCGGCCGAAAAGGCGATGCGTTCCGTGCCGCCATCACCGAGCACCGATTACATCTTCGAGATTCAATTGCGGCTCCCCTTGATTGCGGGCCTGCACGCCGAGGCAATCAAATTGATCGAAAATGCATTCGCCCACCCCCCGGCGCCGGCCGGCTTTTTCGCGGGCAAATATCGCTATCAACTCGGCTTCGCCAAGGAACTGGCGGGCGATGCGACGGGGGCGCGCGCTGCTTATGAAACTGCTCGCGCGGAACTCATGAAAGTTCTCGAAGCGCAGCCCGCCTCCGCCGAAGCCCATTTGTATCTGGCCTTAGCCCTGGCCGGGCTGGGAGAGAAAGACCCGGCCTTTTCCGCGGCGCAAAAAGCGATCGCGCTTCGGCCCTCGGTCGATGCCGTGGTTGGCGCTTCGTTCGACGAAGCGTTCGCGCGGGTCAAAGCGCGTTTCGGTGAAAACGACGCGGCGATCGCCGATTTGCGGCGCCTGCTTTCGACGAAATACATCGGACCAGAGCAGATCGTCTTAACGCCCGCTTTGCTCCGGCTCGACCCCGCCTGGATACCGCTGCGAAACGATCCGCGGTTCCAGGAACTTCTTTCGGAGAAATAA